From a single Rhodococcus jostii RHA1 genomic region:
- a CDS encoding DUF4193 domain-containing protein, with protein MATDYDAPRVTESDEPDTSLEQLTASRKDTQSPVVDVEDTDTAESFELPGADLSGEEFTVRVIPKQSDEFTCTSCFLVHHRSRLADAAQQLCRDCA; from the coding sequence ATGGCCACCGACTACGACGCACCACGAGTCACCGAATCCGACGAGCCGGACACCTCCCTCGAACAGCTGACCGCCAGCCGGAAAGACACCCAGTCCCCCGTCGTCGACGTCGAAGACACCGACACCGCCGAGTCGTTCGAACTGCCCGGCGCGGACCTGTCCGGTGAAGAATTCACCGTCCGTGTCATCCCGAAGCAGTCGGACGAATTCACATGCACCAGTTGTTTTCTGGTCCACCACCGCAGCCGCCTCGCCGACGCTGCGCAACAACTCTGCCGCGACTGCGCCTGA
- a CDS encoding IS5 family transposase — protein MDAILFIVRGGIAWRQLPMEFPPAGTVYAIFTRWSHSGAWQRIGIGGRYRLRVDDRRGRAPGPPVTHPQAVAQRVDVPRSGRGWDGGKRTNGVKRHVAVDVNGLLLAVVVTAASIQDRDAAHRLLTALRGRFSTIRLVWADGAYPGRLPVWAKDALALPMQIIKRIPGATGFHVRPRVWVVERSFA, from the coding sequence TTGGACGCCATCTTGTTCATCGTCCGCGGTGGTATCGCGTGGCGGCAACTGCCGATGGAGTTCCCGCCAGCCGGGACGGTGTACGCGATCTTCACCCGCTGGTCCCACAGCGGCGCGTGGCAGCGCATCGGTATCGGCGGCCGGTACCGTCTGCGAGTCGATGATCGCCGCGGTCGGGCACCGGGCCCGCCCGTCACGCACCCGCAGGCGGTCGCGCAGCGCGTCGACGTGCCCCGATCGGGCCGCGGCTGGGATGGCGGCAAGAGAACGAACGGCGTCAAGCGACACGTTGCCGTGGATGTGAACGGACTGCTGCTCGCCGTCGTCGTCACCGCTGCCTCGATCCAGGACCGCGACGCCGCGCACCGACTCCTGACCGCACTGCGCGGCAGGTTCTCCACCATCCGGCTGGTCTGGGCCGACGGCGCTTATCCTGGACGGCTGCCCGTCTGGGCGAAAGACGCTCTCGCCCTGCCTATGCAGATCATCAAACGCATCCCCGGCGCCACCGGTTTCCACGTCCGACCCCGCGTTTGGGTGGTCGAGAGAAGTTTCGCGTAG
- a CDS encoding MFS transporter gives MSINEAPSEDGCPEGQTDGRIHGVRRQIAIVAVILLLCELNAMAVAMLVPGLRPMAAEFPVEGLAWTITIVSLVGAMVMPLGGKLVDRFGQRPVVLTACAVFLVGSLISALSSSFALMIVGRALQGTIAVMPVIAYRVFRDSLPPRVVPIALGALGTGFGVSGLLAPVIGGAFVDGLGYRSIFWFFFAFTAVLAPLSVIVLPRTPRQRSAEVGRVDILGGLLLALGIGGILLGLGQGDKWGWLAPLTLLVILGGFIALGMFVLVESRVEEPMIDLRVLRNPAVALTLTVGLVGFMACGMMAIALPQMLQTPSSTGMMYAFGLSALMVGLAQIPFGITSMVFGPLGGLLTKRFNPRAIMISSMASFAIGSTLLALAHHSLVLVLVWLCVMGVGFGLFWAAQPNLMVEAVPRKYTGVSGGIQVCSVSISTAIASAIVGAVLSSNVADVGPEGPLYNDAAFTTIFLVGAGSAVIALIISMFMRHGRQPATGGAATDLELDVEGATFARVGSADGQGLA, from the coding sequence ATGTCTATCAATGAAGCGCCGAGTGAGGATGGCTGCCCCGAGGGTCAAACTGACGGACGAATCCACGGGGTCCGACGGCAGATAGCGATCGTCGCGGTCATCCTGCTGTTGTGCGAACTCAACGCGATGGCTGTCGCAATGCTGGTACCTGGTCTACGCCCTATGGCAGCAGAGTTTCCGGTCGAAGGACTCGCCTGGACAATAACGATAGTCTCTCTGGTCGGCGCGATGGTGATGCCCCTCGGAGGTAAGCTGGTTGACCGCTTCGGCCAACGGCCGGTGGTTCTCACCGCCTGCGCGGTATTTCTGGTAGGAAGCCTGATCTCGGCGCTATCGTCGTCTTTCGCCTTGATGATCGTGGGTCGGGCACTCCAGGGGACGATAGCGGTGATGCCTGTGATCGCGTACCGGGTGTTCCGGGACTCACTACCACCACGCGTCGTCCCGATTGCGTTAGGGGCACTCGGAACTGGGTTCGGCGTCTCCGGACTGCTAGCACCTGTCATCGGGGGTGCGTTCGTCGATGGTCTGGGCTACCGGTCGATCTTCTGGTTCTTCTTCGCCTTCACGGCAGTGCTCGCGCCGCTGAGCGTCATCGTATTGCCCCGCACTCCTCGGCAACGGTCCGCTGAGGTCGGGCGAGTCGACATCCTCGGTGGCCTGCTACTGGCGTTGGGCATCGGAGGGATCCTGCTTGGGCTTGGGCAGGGTGACAAGTGGGGCTGGCTTGCGCCCCTAACCCTGCTGGTCATTCTCGGTGGATTTATCGCACTGGGCATGTTCGTGTTGGTCGAGAGCCGGGTTGAAGAACCCATGATCGACCTCCGGGTACTGCGCAACCCAGCCGTCGCGCTGACCCTTACAGTCGGTCTGGTTGGGTTCATGGCGTGCGGGATGATGGCGATCGCCCTCCCGCAGATGCTGCAGACCCCTTCCTCCACCGGCATGATGTACGCCTTCGGTCTCAGTGCGTTGATGGTCGGCCTGGCCCAGATCCCATTCGGGATCACGTCCATGGTGTTCGGACCGCTCGGCGGGCTGCTTACGAAACGCTTCAACCCGCGGGCGATCATGATCTCCAGCATGGCCAGCTTCGCGATCGGATCGACGCTGCTGGCTCTAGCGCACCACTCACTGGTACTTGTTCTCGTCTGGTTATGCGTTATGGGTGTCGGGTTCGGGCTCTTTTGGGCGGCCCAACCCAATCTGATGGTGGAGGCGGTGCCTCGGAAGTACACGGGAGTCTCGGGTGGGATCCAGGTCTGCTCGGTCTCGATCTCAACTGCTATCGCCAGTGCAATCGTGGGCGCCGTGCTGTCGAGCAATGTCGCGGACGTAGGCCCCGAAGGGCCGTTATACAACGACGCCGCGTTCACCACAATCTTCCTTGTCGGTGCAGGGAGCGCTGTCATCGCCCTGATAATTTCCATGTTTATGCGACACGGACGACAGCCCGCCACCGGCGGCGCCGCAACCGACCTCGAGCTGGACGTCGAGGGTGCTACTTTTGCACGTGTCGGCTCTGCCGACGGGCAGGGCCTCGCCTGA
- a CDS encoding Dps family protein yields MTPTPITTALDAEQQRIAGKALQGTVVDLIDLSLIAKQAHWNVIGPHFLAVHPSLDELATVTRNFTDEAAERATAIGVSPDGRGATVAADAGTTGSAAGWTPDTEVVETIVANLAAVIERFRARIESTEKADPVTQDLLIGITARLEQLHWMWQAQSAQPSAQRRRLGQLLSG; encoded by the coding sequence ATGACCCCTACCCCCATCACCACCGCCCTCGACGCCGAGCAGCAACGGATCGCCGGCAAGGCACTGCAGGGCACCGTCGTCGACCTGATCGACCTGAGCCTGATCGCCAAACAGGCCCACTGGAATGTCATCGGACCCCACTTCCTGGCGGTCCACCCCTCCCTCGACGAGCTAGCCACCGTCACACGCAATTTCACCGATGAGGCCGCCGAGCGCGCCACCGCGATCGGTGTCAGCCCGGACGGCCGCGGGGCCACCGTGGCCGCGGACGCGGGTACCACGGGATCCGCCGCAGGGTGGACACCCGACACCGAGGTGGTCGAGACGATCGTCGCGAACCTGGCCGCCGTCATCGAGCGGTTCCGGGCTCGCATCGAGTCCACCGAGAAGGCGGACCCGGTCACCCAGGACCTGCTGATCGGCATCACCGCCCGACTCGAGCAACTGCACTGGATGTGGCAGGCCCAGAGCGCACAACCATCTGCCCAGCGCCGTCGACTCGGACAGTTGCTCAGCGGATAG
- a CDS encoding CBS domain-containing protein — protein MRVLNVMQRPVRVVRQSDSMRTAAVLLAEYGFAAVPVVDDHDRLVGMLNSGDVLRAGQTCSETVGEVMTAPAVAAPMYHYLADVSQMLLQQGLRSLPVVDIDGRVVGILSRSDVVRLMLKPDETIAVGAQRCLDDYTGDGRWRVTVEEGRVTLAGPFADESERRIAIALSKTVPGTRTVSIATEE, from the coding sequence ATGCGAGTGTTGAACGTGATGCAGCGACCGGTTCGAGTGGTGCGCCAATCCGACAGTATGCGCACGGCCGCAGTGCTACTGGCCGAGTACGGGTTCGCGGCGGTGCCGGTGGTCGACGACCACGACCGGTTGGTCGGGATGTTGAACAGCGGAGACGTGTTGCGGGCCGGACAAACGTGCTCGGAGACGGTGGGCGAGGTGATGACTGCACCCGCCGTCGCTGCGCCGATGTACCACTATTTGGCCGATGTGAGCCAGATGCTGCTTCAGCAGGGACTACGCAGTCTACCGGTCGTGGATATCGACGGGCGGGTAGTGGGCATCCTCAGCCGCAGTGACGTGGTGCGGTTGATGCTCAAACCGGACGAGACGATCGCCGTGGGCGCGCAACGCTGCCTCGACGACTATACCGGGGACGGACGCTGGCGCGTGACGGTCGAGGAGGGCCGCGTCACCCTCGCAGGCCCCTTCGCAGACGAATCCGAACGCCGCATCGCGATCGCGTTGAGCAAGACCGTACCGGGCACCCGCACAGTGTCCATTGCCACTGAAGAATAG
- a CDS encoding WhiB family transcriptional regulator, whose protein sequence is MDRNPPLSIPKDPPLVAVTVDSGEWRVRAACRGADLSVFFSPDGERRGARDRREARARQICQVCPVLVRCRDHALTVGESYGVWGGMTESDRRKHTHRARRGERRPLGSFHERPVGAASGVRRAAFTGSFDRAYTGGASRGRPTTG, encoded by the coding sequence ATGGATAGGAATCCGCCGTTGTCGATCCCGAAGGATCCGCCCTTGGTGGCGGTCACCGTTGATTCTGGTGAGTGGCGGGTGCGTGCCGCGTGTCGCGGCGCCGATCTGTCGGTGTTCTTCTCCCCCGACGGCGAACGGCGCGGCGCTCGCGATCGGCGTGAAGCGCGGGCCCGGCAGATTTGTCAGGTGTGCCCCGTGCTGGTGCGGTGTCGCGATCACGCGCTGACGGTGGGTGAATCCTATGGCGTGTGGGGTGGCATGACCGAGTCGGACCGACGAAAGCACACCCACCGTGCCCGCCGCGGTGAGCGTCGACCGCTCGGGTCTTTCCATGAGCGGCCTGTTGGCGCTGCGTCGGGGGTACGCCGGGCCGCGTTCACCGGGTCGTTCGACCGTGCGTACACCGGTGGGGCGTCGAGGGGTCGCCCCACCACCGGGTGA
- a CDS encoding helix-turn-helix domain-containing protein — translation MDSSWRHLNLGGRVCVLTMRRRRLRCPEHGVLVEAVDFARPGSGFTRDFEDLAVWLATKTDKSTVATFYRITWRTVGAICGRVVADKLDLDRFTNLVEIGVDEISWRRHHKYLTMVSDHDTGKIVWGTEGKHAAALGTFFTDTLPAGAAQRIEAVSMPQRILDLLGMALYAVDEDGGGVRQLFGRV, via the coding sequence GTGGACTCGTCGTGGCGGCACCTCAACCTGGGCGGACGCGTCTGTGTGCTCACGATGCGCCGCCGGCGACTGCGGTGCCCCGAGCACGGGGTGCTGGTCGAGGCGGTGGACTTCGCCCGCCCCGGATCCGGGTTCACCCGCGACTTCGAGGACCTGGCGGTGTGGCTGGCCACCAAGACAGACAAGTCCACCGTGGCGACGTTCTACCGCATCACCTGGCGCACCGTCGGCGCGATCTGCGGCCGGGTCGTCGCCGACAAACTCGACCTCGACCGATTCACGAATCTGGTCGAGATCGGGGTGGACGAGATTTCGTGGCGCCGCCACCACAAGTACCTGACGATGGTGTCCGACCACGACACCGGCAAGATCGTCTGGGGCACCGAGGGCAAGCACGCCGCCGCGCTCGGCACCTTCTTCACCGACACCCTGCCCGCGGGGGCCGCGCAGCGGATCGAGGCGGTGTCGATGCCGCAACGGATTCTCGATCTGTTGGGAATGGCGTTGTATGCCGTCGATGAGGACGGTGGTGGCGTGCGGCAGCTCTTCGGCCGCGTATGA